One Streptomyces sp. L2 genomic window carries:
- a CDS encoding lectin: protein MPHPLRTALGAAAGALLLGAYALPAPAAWAAPERPARLVTSPADLVNPFLGTSNDANDFPGADVPFGMVQWSPDTSSRPPGGGYEYKDSSITGFSLTHLAGPGCGAAGDVPVLPTVGGVNNTATDSFSHANESATAGSYKVALDNKVTTELTTTTHSGMARFTFPSTTQANLLFKLTGSQNGGSGTQFDVVSDTEVSGRVTSGRFCGAGNTYTVYFDMVFDRPFASSGSTLADATPLRRPATDLAGKNAADQPNKPRLHGSMPKHAADAAPGHDTGTTAAASAASNAHVTFDTSDNPVVQAKVGISYVSVANAAANRTAENPGWNFADVRDAAHAAWNTVLGKVRIAGGRADQQTLFYTSLYHSLLHPNVISDTNGQYYGFDGRTHTVDQGHHAAYANYSGWDIYRSQAQLEALVSPQVASDTAQSMTDDYTQTGIFPKWSEYNGESYVMVGDPAASIIADYHAFGARDFDTAKALSGLLKQASTTNNDRPGLNYLDDPGYMPHNGSYGCCNFYGPVATTLEYNTADFALSAFAGALGDTGSQRTYAHRAQDWRNVLDPASGFVQPRNADGSWTGGFDPTSGTDMVEADSWIYTGMVPFDVAGLATAKGGDDAMADYLDTVLRSYTGDRGYAWVGNEPSIELPWEYDYIGRPYQTQATVRSIQDHIWSNTPAGLADGNDDLGAMSSWYVWSALGMYPMTPGTPDLALGSPLFPQAVITLPSGKTLTINGDGAADNAPYVQSATFNGSAWNNAYAPTTAITSGGTLGFTLGTSPNTNWATAASAAPPSYPGDTSAPAKPRIGPVTAGVNSALCVDDADSGTADHTAIRLWGCNGTYAQDWTIAADGTLRTLGKCLDVSNSGTTNGTLVQLYTCNGTGAQQWTAASDGSLHNPHSGLCLDDPQSTTTEGTRLQIYTCNGTTAQHWTLPPA from the coding sequence ATGCCCCACCCCCTTCGCACGGCTCTGGGCGCCGCCGCAGGCGCCCTCCTGCTAGGCGCGTACGCGTTACCCGCCCCGGCCGCCTGGGCGGCGCCCGAGAGACCGGCCCGGCTCGTCACCTCCCCGGCCGACCTGGTCAACCCCTTCCTCGGCACGTCCAACGACGCCAACGACTTCCCCGGCGCGGACGTGCCCTTCGGCATGGTGCAGTGGAGCCCCGACACCTCGTCGCGGCCGCCCGGCGGCGGCTACGAGTACAAGGACTCCTCGATCACCGGATTCAGCCTCACCCATCTCGCGGGGCCGGGCTGCGGCGCCGCCGGTGACGTTCCCGTGCTGCCGACGGTGGGCGGCGTGAACAACACGGCGACGGACTCCTTCTCGCACGCGAACGAGTCCGCCACGGCCGGCTCCTACAAGGTCGCCCTCGACAACAAGGTGACCACCGAACTCACCACGACCACGCACAGCGGCATGGCCCGCTTCACCTTCCCCTCGACCACCCAGGCCAACCTGCTGTTCAAGCTGACGGGCAGCCAGAACGGGGGTTCCGGCACCCAGTTCGACGTCGTCTCCGACACGGAGGTCAGCGGCCGGGTCACCAGCGGGCGGTTCTGCGGCGCCGGCAACACCTACACCGTCTACTTCGACATGGTCTTCGACCGGCCCTTCGCGTCCAGCGGCAGCACCCTCGCGGACGCGACGCCGCTGCGCCGGCCGGCCACCGACCTGGCCGGAAAGAACGCCGCCGACCAGCCGAACAAGCCCCGCCTGCACGGCTCGATGCCGAAACACGCGGCGGACGCCGCACCCGGACACGACACCGGCACTACGGCAGCCGCCTCAGCCGCGTCGAACGCGCACGTCACCTTCGACACGAGTGACAACCCGGTCGTCCAGGCCAAGGTCGGCATCTCCTACGTCTCCGTGGCGAACGCGGCGGCCAACCGCACCGCCGAGAACCCCGGCTGGAACTTCGCGGACGTCCGCGACGCGGCCCACGCGGCCTGGAACACCGTGCTCGGCAAGGTGCGGATCGCCGGCGGCAGGGCGGACCAGCAGACCCTGTTCTACACCTCGCTCTACCACTCGCTGCTGCACCCGAACGTCATCAGCGACACCAACGGCCAGTACTACGGCTTCGACGGCCGCACCCACACCGTGGACCAGGGCCACCACGCCGCCTACGCCAACTACTCCGGCTGGGACATCTACCGCTCCCAGGCCCAACTCGAAGCACTGGTCAGCCCACAGGTCGCCTCCGACACCGCCCAGTCGATGACGGACGACTACACCCAGACCGGCATCTTCCCCAAGTGGTCCGAGTACAACGGCGAGTCCTACGTCATGGTCGGCGACCCGGCGGCGTCGATCATCGCCGACTACCACGCCTTCGGCGCACGGGACTTCGACACCGCCAAGGCCCTGTCCGGCCTGCTGAAGCAGGCGAGCACCACCAACAACGACCGCCCCGGCCTGAACTACCTGGACGACCCGGGCTACATGCCGCACAACGGCAGCTACGGCTGCTGCAACTTCTACGGCCCGGTCGCCACGACCCTGGAGTACAACACCGCCGACTTCGCCCTCTCCGCCTTCGCCGGCGCCCTGGGCGACACCGGCAGCCAGCGCACGTACGCCCACCGGGCCCAGGACTGGCGCAACGTCCTCGACCCCGCCTCCGGCTTCGTCCAGCCCCGTAACGCCGACGGCAGTTGGACGGGTGGATTCGACCCCACCAGCGGCACCGACATGGTGGAGGCCGACTCCTGGATCTACACCGGCATGGTGCCGTTCGACGTGGCCGGTCTCGCCACCGCCAAGGGCGGCGACGACGCGATGGCCGACTACCTCGACACCGTGCTGCGCAGCTACACCGGCGACCGCGGCTACGCCTGGGTCGGCAACGAGCCCAGCATCGAACTCCCCTGGGAGTACGACTACATCGGCCGCCCCTACCAGACCCAGGCGACCGTCCGCTCGATCCAGGACCACATCTGGTCCAACACCCCGGCCGGCCTCGCCGACGGCAACGACGACCTGGGCGCGATGAGTTCCTGGTACGTCTGGTCCGCCCTGGGCATGTACCCGATGACACCCGGCACCCCCGACCTCGCCCTCGGCTCACCCCTCTTCCCCCAGGCGGTCATCACCCTCCCCTCCGGCAAGACGCTGACGATCAACGGCGACGGCGCCGCCGACAACGCCCCCTACGTCCAGTCCGCCACGTTCAACGGCTCCGCCTGGAACAACGCCTACGCCCCCACCACCGCGATCACCTCCGGCGGCACCCTCGGCTTCACCCTCGGCACCAGCCCCAACACCAACTGGGCCACCGCCGCCTCCGCCGCCCCGCCGTCCTACCCCGGTGACACCTCCGCCCCGGCCAAGCCCCGCATCGGCCCGGTCACGGCCGGCGTGAACTCCGCCCTCTGCGTCGACGACGCCGACTCCGGCACCGCCGACCACACCGCGATCCGCCTCTGGGGCTGCAACGGCACCTACGCCCAGGACTGGACGATCGCCGCCGACGGCACCCTGCGCACCCTCGGCAAGTGCCTCGACGTCTCCAACAGCGGCACCACCAACGGCACCCTCGTCCAGCTCTACACCTGCAACGGCACCGGCGCCCAGCAATGGACAGCCGCCTCCGACGGCTCCCTCCACAACCCCCACTCCGGCCTCTGCCTCGACGACCCCCAGTCCACCACCACAGAAGGAACCCGCCTCCAGATCTACACCTGCAACGGCACAACAGCCCAACACTGGACCCTGCCCCCGGCCTGA
- a CDS encoding phenylacetate--CoA ligase family protein: protein MPVQPFTELIRFVRANSPFYRQLYARLPEEVTHLTDLPLVPQTEFWRANSPRDNTLLTAPLHEAVVFRSGGTTGAPKFSYYTRTEWREFTAAFGAGLVGAGLRPGHRVADLFYAGDLYASFSFVLDSLHRSPVANVRLPIGGAAPWESTAATLEEFRAEVVAGTPTTLCALAERLTSAGRTLPDVELLFFGGECLFGDQLPLLKAAFPNAEARSLGYASVDAGLLGEAVPGGDPRVHRAFTPHTVVEILGDDTDRPVEEDGVPGRLVVTDLRRRLMPVIRYPAGDRAEWVDRDAGVFRILGRAEEGVRVGPVSLYTQDVHDIVTAVDTAGDVTGLQLVVRRLYGRDGLTLRLAAGEPGAGRAALGDAVVTAVVAQRPLYASATAAGHVNPLTVEWVRHQDLSVNSRTGKLIRVVDERPHS, encoded by the coding sequence ATGCCCGTTCAACCATTTACGGAGCTCATACGCTTCGTACGCGCCAACTCGCCTTTCTACCGTCAGCTCTACGCGCGTCTACCTGAGGAGGTGACGCACCTGACGGACCTCCCGCTGGTCCCGCAGACGGAGTTCTGGCGGGCCAATTCACCGCGTGACAACACCCTTCTGACCGCACCGCTGCACGAGGCGGTCGTCTTCCGCAGCGGCGGCACCACCGGCGCCCCGAAGTTCTCGTATTACACCCGCACGGAATGGCGTGAATTCACCGCCGCGTTCGGCGCCGGACTCGTCGGCGCGGGGCTGCGTCCCGGCCACCGCGTGGCCGATCTGTTCTACGCCGGTGACCTGTACGCCAGTTTCAGCTTCGTCCTCGACTCGCTGCACCGGTCACCGGTGGCCAATGTGCGCCTGCCGATTGGCGGAGCCGCGCCCTGGGAATCCACCGCCGCGACGCTGGAGGAGTTCCGCGCCGAGGTCGTCGCCGGCACCCCGACCACGCTGTGCGCGCTCGCCGAGCGCCTGACCTCCGCCGGCCGGACACTGCCGGACGTGGAGCTGCTGTTCTTCGGCGGCGAGTGCCTGTTCGGCGATCAACTGCCGCTACTGAAAGCCGCGTTCCCGAACGCCGAGGCTCGTTCGCTCGGCTACGCGAGCGTCGACGCGGGCCTGCTCGGCGAGGCCGTACCCGGCGGTGATCCCCGGGTGCACCGCGCGTTCACGCCGCACACGGTGGTGGAGATCCTCGGCGACGACACCGACCGGCCCGTCGAGGAGGACGGGGTCCCGGGGCGGCTCGTCGTGACCGACCTCCGCCGGCGGCTGATGCCGGTCATCCGCTACCCGGCAGGCGACCGGGCCGAGTGGGTGGACCGGGACGCGGGCGTCTTCCGCATCCTCGGCCGCGCCGAGGAAGGCGTACGGGTCGGCCCCGTCTCCCTCTACACGCAGGACGTCCACGACATCGTCACCGCCGTCGACACCGCCGGTGACGTGACCGGGCTGCAGCTCGTGGTGCGCCGGCTGTACGGCCGGGACGGCCTGACCCTGCGGCTCGCGGCCGGTGAACCCGGCGCCGGCCGGGCAGCGCTGGGGGACGCCGTGGTGACCGCGGTGGTCGCCCAGCGGCCGCTGTACGCGAGCGCCACGGCCGCCGGCCATGTGAACCCGCTCACCGTCGAATGGGTGCGGCACCAGGATCTCTCGGTCAACTCCCGTACCGGCAAGCTCATCCGCGTCGTCGACGAACGGCCGCACTCGTGA
- a CDS encoding MFS transporter, translated as MLRNPSFGRVWAGQLLTQAASRMFQVGAVWWLVGFAGGAHRGLDSGLFLMLSTLPAVALAPVVARIVERRPHRAVLACAAAGAGAVAGAAALWTYAGTLPMAVTYGVGLALAACQAVFDPCLTTSVPELVEDADIESATGFELSTQSVAGLAGGLLGPLAVDAGGLSGVVTGCAAGYLLAALLVVSARFPRATVPCPGATGAAEVTDQGPAYADPDQAGPARATDRPPTDADTAQAGAGQASPAQAGPAQAGAAHADPAHAGLIHADPAHANLTQADPTHVGPTQAGPARRPLRRILAELPFIRRVLVCFAAANVFTTAVYVVMPLYTRGVLHSTGSTVASLEAALGAGTLVGSFTGGRLPGRPVTVGSVCLLVMGAALGLPGLVTGHAVALGSLAVTGWCVGVIGVRFVALFQRLVPAADKPGFFAVMQALLGATFPVSSLVFGALGDQLTARTLCLVQGAGLVPVALALWWLGGRAAVRDQPALTAAPSGATA; from the coding sequence GTGCTGCGCAATCCCTCCTTCGGCCGGGTCTGGGCGGGGCAGTTGCTCACCCAGGCGGCGAGCCGGATGTTCCAGGTCGGCGCGGTGTGGTGGCTCGTGGGCTTCGCCGGGGGCGCCCACCGCGGACTCGACTCGGGCCTGTTCCTCATGCTGAGCACGCTGCCCGCGGTCGCGCTGGCCCCCGTGGTGGCCCGGATCGTCGAACGCCGCCCGCACCGCGCGGTGCTGGCCTGCGCGGCGGCCGGAGCGGGTGCGGTGGCCGGGGCGGCGGCCCTCTGGACGTACGCCGGGACCCTGCCGATGGCCGTCACCTACGGCGTGGGGCTCGCGCTGGCCGCCTGCCAGGCGGTGTTCGACCCCTGTCTGACGACGTCGGTTCCGGAGCTGGTCGAGGACGCCGACATCGAGTCGGCCACCGGCTTCGAGCTCTCCACCCAGTCGGTCGCCGGTCTCGCCGGCGGGCTGCTCGGCCCCCTCGCGGTCGACGCCGGAGGACTGAGCGGCGTCGTCACCGGCTGCGCGGCCGGCTATCTGCTCGCCGCGCTGCTCGTCGTCTCGGCCCGCTTCCCGCGCGCCACGGTGCCGTGCCCGGGCGCGACCGGGGCGGCAGAGGTGACGGACCAGGGCCCGGCCTACGCCGACCCTGACCAGGCGGGACCGGCACGGGCGACCGACCGGCCCCCGACGGACGCCGACACGGCCCAGGCGGGTGCGGGCCAGGCAAGTCCGGCCCAGGCAGGTCCGGCCCAGGCGGGTGCGGCCCACGCCGACCCGGCCCACGCGGGCCTGATCCACGCCGACCCGGCCCACGCGAACCTGACCCAGGCCGACCCGACCCACGTGGGCCCGACCCAGGCAGGCCCGGCGCGGCGTCCGTTGCGCCGGATTCTGGCGGAACTGCCGTTCATCCGGCGCGTCCTGGTGTGCTTCGCCGCCGCCAACGTCTTCACCACCGCCGTCTACGTCGTGATGCCGCTCTACACCCGTGGCGTCCTGCACTCCACCGGCTCGACCGTCGCCTCGCTGGAGGCGGCGCTCGGCGCGGGCACGCTGGTCGGGTCGTTCACCGGCGGCCGGCTGCCCGGGCGGCCGGTCACCGTCGGCAGCGTCTGCCTGCTGGTGATGGGCGCGGCCCTCGGCCTGCCCGGACTGGTCACCGGCCACGCGGTGGCGCTCGGTTCGCTCGCCGTGACCGGCTGGTGCGTCGGGGTCATCGGCGTCCGGTTCGTCGCGCTGTTCCAGCGGCTGGTGCCCGCCGCCGACAAGCCTGGCTTCTTCGCGGTCATGCAGGCGCTGCTCGGGGCCACGTTCCCCGTCTCCTCCCTCGTCTTCGGCGCGCTCGGCGACCAGTTGACGGCCCGAACTCTCTGTCTGGTGCAGGGTGCCGGGCTGGTGCCGGTGGCGCTGGCCCTGTGGTGGCTGGGCGGCCGGGCCGCCGTCCGCGACCAGCCCGCGCTGACGGCAGCACCTTCGGGAGCGACGGCGTGA
- a CDS encoding GNAT family N-acetyltransferase: MSADVFFSPATVQDIAELRQLYFEVYGHRYPVPLGSDPAVMRRLMTDGTAHWLLARTAEGALAGSAVVQTEPGSRIGKLVGLAVHPGRRGGGLASRLTGAVCEEAFAGGRLDSVYATVRVVTEGPQHVVVRNGFRPLGLLPNAVEVDGCETLALFARYADGVLERREAVAAVPERLSPLLTAASTGTGTDTGTNTGAPTDTGSRTTTGINYDDTIRLPDRPARVPATADAEPIELIAAPAFVRRRFLERFPGPGDRFFPLHTPNALLVAADGGFEAYADLDPVAGNCALVAVHPRPAAVSGALEALMTTITRAGADYAETLLPLADTAALEVFLASGFVPSAVYPAMRRIGDRLHDYVVLSRTSRQIDFRTTAVSPLLQPYLGAYLSAWTATYLPLPEVSR, translated from the coding sequence GTGAGCGCGGACGTGTTCTTCTCCCCCGCGACCGTCCAGGACATCGCGGAACTGCGGCAGTTGTACTTCGAGGTGTACGGGCACCGCTATCCGGTGCCGCTGGGCAGCGATCCGGCGGTGATGCGGCGGCTGATGACCGACGGCACCGCGCACTGGCTCCTCGCCCGCACCGCCGAGGGCGCCCTGGCCGGTTCGGCCGTCGTGCAGACCGAGCCGGGCAGCCGCATCGGCAAGCTCGTCGGGCTCGCCGTGCACCCCGGCCGGCGCGGCGGCGGGCTGGCGTCCCGGCTGACCGGCGCGGTCTGCGAGGAGGCCTTCGCCGGTGGCCGGCTCGACTCGGTGTACGCCACCGTCCGCGTCGTCACCGAGGGCCCGCAGCACGTCGTCGTACGCAACGGCTTCCGGCCGCTGGGCCTGCTGCCCAACGCGGTCGAGGTCGACGGCTGCGAGACGCTCGCTCTGTTCGCCCGGTACGCCGACGGCGTGCTGGAGCGGCGGGAAGCCGTCGCGGCCGTACCGGAACGGCTGTCGCCGCTGCTGACCGCCGCGTCCACCGGTACCGGCACGGACACGGGAACGAACACCGGAGCCCCGACCGACACCGGCTCCCGCACCACGACGGGCATCAACTACGACGACACGATCCGGCTCCCGGACCGCCCCGCGCGGGTGCCCGCAACCGCCGATGCCGAGCCCATCGAGTTGATCGCCGCGCCCGCCTTCGTCCGCCGCCGCTTCCTGGAGCGCTTCCCCGGCCCCGGGGACCGCTTCTTCCCGCTGCACACGCCGAACGCCCTGCTCGTCGCCGCCGACGGCGGTTTCGAGGCGTACGCCGATCTCGATCCCGTGGCGGGAAACTGCGCGCTCGTCGCCGTACACCCGCGTCCGGCGGCGGTCAGCGGCGCGCTGGAGGCGCTGATGACGACGATCACCCGGGCCGGCGCGGACTACGCCGAGACGCTGCTGCCGCTGGCCGACACCGCGGCCCTCGAGGTGTTCCTCGCCTCCGGGTTCGTCCCCAGCGCGGTGTACCCGGCGATGCGCCGCATCGGCGACCGGCTCCACGACTACGTGGTGCTGTCCCGCACCAGCCGTCAGATCGACTTCCGTACGACGGCCGTCAGCCCGCTGCTCCAGCCGTACCTCGGCGCCTATCTGAGCGCCTGGACCGCCACCTATCTGCCCCTTCCCGAGGTGTCCCGATGA
- a CDS encoding acyl-protein synthase, with protein MNPHLAPVEVPDPAALGHVQRLCDLTEPYATGDGADALFAAAMAEAHAWHAARSPFFAALLQDPPEVPAPTVGADVRAPLVPAAFFKRHEVLSVPREEVFLHLTSSGTTGQKSQMFFDEWTIRSAQRMVARIFDHYGWITPDRPVNYLLYSYEPAPSLKLGTSFTDNYLCDFAPARHTTHALRHTGGGHEFDVHGCIAALQRYADDDVPVRILGFPAFLYFTLERMRAMGLPPLSLPEGSLVVLGGGWKGHADRQIGKDAFYAEVGDRLGIPGDRIRDTFGSVEHCVPYVECGHHRLHVPVWSRAAVRDVGTLRPLPYGERGFLHLVSPYITSVPAHSVVMGDLASLHPGEECPCPLSTDFFTVHGRAGVSRNRSCAVAAAELMKGMS; from the coding sequence ATGAACCCCCATCTCGCTCCCGTCGAGGTCCCCGACCCGGCGGCGCTCGGCCACGTCCAGCGGCTGTGCGACCTGACCGAGCCGTACGCGACCGGTGACGGCGCCGACGCGCTGTTCGCCGCCGCCATGGCCGAGGCGCACGCCTGGCACGCCGCCCGCTCCCCCTTCTTCGCCGCCCTGCTCCAGGACCCGCCCGAGGTCCCGGCGCCCACGGTCGGCGCGGACGTGCGCGCCCCCCTGGTGCCGGCCGCGTTCTTCAAGCGGCACGAGGTGCTCTCCGTACCCCGCGAGGAGGTGTTCCTGCACCTCACCTCCTCGGGGACCACGGGCCAGAAGTCGCAGATGTTCTTCGACGAGTGGACCATCCGCTCGGCGCAGCGCATGGTGGCCCGGATCTTCGACCACTACGGCTGGATCACCCCCGACCGGCCCGTCAACTATCTGCTCTACAGCTACGAACCGGCGCCCTCGCTGAAGCTCGGCACCTCGTTCACCGACAACTACCTGTGCGACTTCGCCCCGGCCCGGCACACCACGCACGCCCTGCGCCACACCGGCGGCGGCCACGAGTTCGACGTGCACGGGTGCATCGCGGCCCTCCAGCGGTACGCCGACGACGACGTGCCGGTGCGCATCCTGGGCTTCCCCGCCTTCCTGTACTTCACCCTGGAGCGGATGCGGGCCATGGGCCTGCCGCCGCTCAGCCTGCCCGAGGGTTCGCTGGTGGTCCTCGGCGGCGGCTGGAAGGGCCACGCCGACCGGCAGATCGGCAAGGACGCCTTCTACGCCGAGGTCGGCGACCGGCTCGGCATCCCCGGTGACCGGATCCGGGACACCTTCGGCTCCGTCGAGCACTGCGTGCCGTACGTCGAGTGCGGGCACCACCGGCTGCACGTGCCGGTGTGGTCACGGGCGGCGGTCCGGGACGTGGGCACGCTGCGCCCGCTGCCGTACGGGGAGCGCGGCTTCCTGCACCTGGTCAGCCCGTACATCACGTCCGTGCCGGCGCACAGCGTGGTGATGGGCGACCTCGCCTCCCTGCACCCGGGCGAGGAGTGTCCCTGCCCGCTGTCCACCGACTTCTTCACCGTGCACGGGCGTGCCGGAGTGAGCCGCAACCGCAGCTGCGCGGTCGCCGCCGCCGAACTGATGAAGGGAATGTCATGA